From the Serratia nematodiphila DZ0503SBS1 genome, one window contains:
- the adhP gene encoding alcohol dehydrogenase AdhP yields MKAAVVTKNHTVDIQDKVLRPLKHGEAALKMECCGVCHTDLHVKNGDFGEVPGITLGHEGIGVVSAVGEGVTSLKVGDRASVAWFYQGCGHCEYCVSGNETLCRSVKNAGYSVDGGMAEECIVVADYAVKVPDGLDSFAASSITCAGVTTYKAVKISDIKPGQWIAIYGLGGLGNLALQYAKNVFNAKVIAIDVNDGQLEFAKQIGADLTINSKTQNAEEIIQQQTGGAHAAVVTAVAKAAFNSAVNAVRAGGKVVAVGLPPESMDLSIPRLVLDGIQVVGSLVGTREDLKEAFQFAAEGKVTPKVTKRPLGDINAIFDEMKAGTIRGRMVIDLGMAK; encoded by the coding sequence ATGAAAGCTGCCGTAGTGACGAAAAACCATACCGTAGACATTCAGGATAAAGTGCTGCGCCCGCTGAAGCACGGCGAAGCGGCGTTGAAAATGGAGTGTTGCGGGGTGTGCCACACCGATTTGCACGTGAAAAATGGCGATTTCGGTGAGGTGCCGGGCATTACGTTGGGGCATGAGGGCATCGGCGTGGTCTCCGCCGTCGGTGAGGGCGTCACCTCGTTAAAAGTGGGTGACCGCGCCAGCGTCGCCTGGTTTTACCAGGGGTGCGGCCATTGCGAATACTGCGTCAGCGGCAACGAGACCCTGTGCCGCTCGGTGAAAAACGCCGGCTATAGCGTTGACGGCGGCATGGCGGAAGAGTGCATCGTGGTGGCGGACTACGCGGTGAAAGTGCCGGATGGGCTCGATTCTTTCGCCGCCAGCAGCATCACCTGCGCCGGCGTCACCACCTACAAGGCGGTGAAGATTTCCGATATCAAACCGGGGCAGTGGATCGCCATCTACGGCTTGGGCGGGCTGGGCAACCTGGCGCTGCAGTATGCCAAGAACGTGTTTAACGCCAAAGTGATCGCCATCGACGTCAACGACGGTCAGCTGGAGTTCGCCAAACAGATCGGCGCCGATCTGACCATCAACTCCAAAACGCAAAACGCGGAGGAGATCATTCAGCAGCAAACCGGCGGCGCTCACGCGGCGGTGGTGACGGCGGTGGCGAAAGCCGCCTTCAACTCGGCGGTGAATGCGGTGCGCGCCGGCGGTAAAGTGGTGGCCGTGGGGCTGCCGCCGGAGAGCATGGATCTGAGCATTCCGCGCCTGGTGCTGGACGGCATTCAGGTGGTGGGTTCGCTGGTGGGCACGCGCGAAGATCTAAAGGAGGCGTTCCAGTTCGCCGCCGAAGGCAAGGTGACGCCGAAAGTGACCAAGCG